A stretch of DNA from Vanrija pseudolonga chromosome 6, complete sequence:
CACCGTCAAGGACCTTGCCGACACGCAGGTCGATCATGGAGGGGAGCGGGCCAGTgggctcggcagcagcgggggcggccttgggggccttctccttcttctccttcttctccttcttcttgccctcgggaacggcagcggcagcggcaccctcagcagcgggcgcggcggccttgtccttcttctccttcttgccctcagcggcggcgggggtagcgtcgccagcggcggccttgtccttcttctccttcttcacCTTGGGGGCAGGAGCGGCACGGGGAGGGGCGGGCAGGGACgagacgtcgacgtcgacgggggGGAAGGCGTTGGGGAGCTCCTTCTGCGCGGCGTGGACAGCGGGCAGGTCCTGCACGTGCAGGAAGTAGCGGAGCACGGCGGGGTGCTCGGGGTGCTGGCCAGCCGGGGCACCAGCAACGGCGGGGTGGAGGCGAGCGTACAGGTCAACGTCGGCGGTGGAGGGCGAGTTGCCGACGAGGTAGGTGAGCGGGGTGAGCTTGTCGTTCAGGGactgggggtgtcagcaaTGGGCTGTGCGAGGCCGCTACCCTCACCTTCAAGTTGGAGGCGATGGAGGCAACCTCGGACGTCGCCTTGGCGATCGCCGCCTGCTCcttgtcgccggcgccggcgagggcaggGTCGGCCTTCTGGGCAGCCGCCACGAACTGGGCAATGTCGGACATGGCGCGGATAAAGGGGATGCGGGCTGGCCGAAGGGTGAGAGTTGCGCTTCGAGTCGTTGATGAGAACAGGCCGGGAGCGAGACGCATGCACCTGTGCTGGTGTGTTGTGATGGAgcaggcgagcgagctgTTGGCGGCTCCGAAATGTCTAGAGAACAATGACTCTGGAAACTCAGTCGACCACAAGACTCGACCTGAAACTGAAAATGATGTGGAAATTTCTTATCACACTCCAACCCCCTCGCTGTGTGACGGTGGCGGCCTGGCTTTGACGTTTTCATCGACGGCTGCACAAAGGTGGATCATTTCCCGTGCAGCTCCCATCTCCCCCATCTCTCTTACTCATCTCATTCCAAAACCAGACAGCAACCCCCCCACAATGTCTGGACAGCCCCCCTTCAACCCCGGCGCCTTCGAGTTCCGTCCCGGCAACGCATTTGTCCCCCgcaaccagcagcagcagcagggacagcccggccagcagcagcagcaggaccCGTACGGCCAGTACGGCGGCCAGCCTtacggccagcagcagggctACCCCCAGTACGGCGGctacggccagcagcagcagcagcagtacggAGGATACCAGGgctaccagcagcagcagggtgGATACCAGGGCTATCCCCAGCAGGGCGGCGCTCCCCAGCAGCGCGCGtaccagccccagcagcgaTCAGTGCAGGGCTTCCAGCCGCCGAGCTTTGGTGATGCCGGCAAGCCCGTTTCGCTCAGCattggtggcggcgcgcccaagcccgcgccgtcgctctcgatcggtggtggtgccccCAAGCCTGCCCCATCGCTGTCCATCGGCGGTGCGAAGCCCGCTCCGTCGCTGAACATTGGCGGTGCTAAGCCTGCCCCGTCGCTCAACATTGGTGGCGCAAAGCCCGCTCCGTCGCTCTCCATCGGCGGTGCCAAGCCCGCTCCCTCGCTCAGCATCGGCGGTGGTGcgcccaaggccgcgccctcgctctccatcggcaagaaggccgaggctcccaaggctgccgagcccaaggccgccgctcccaaggaggaggaggccgcccCCAAGGCGCCTACTCCCAAGCCTGAGGCccccaaggtcgaggaggtgaaggctgcccccgcccccacccccgcaccCGTCGCCCCCTCCCCTGCCGTGTCTACCCCCGCTGCCACCTCGGGCACCTCGACCCCCAACTTCAGCAAGGTCTCGGCCAAGaacgatgccgaggccgtcgcccgcgagcAGGAGGCTGCTGGTGCCGACGCTCTCCGTGACCTGTACGGCGGTGACGTTGTTGACCCCAACGTCAAGCAGCACCTCAACATCATCTTCACCGgtcacgtcgacgccggcaagTCTACCTGCGGTGGTCAGCTCATGTAcctcaccggcgccgtcgacaagcgTACCATGGAGAAGTACGAGcaggaggccaaggctgctggTCGTGAGACGTGGTACCTGTCCTGGGCTCTTGACCAGAACAAGGAGGAGCGtgccaagggcaagacgaTTGAGGTCGGTCGCGCCTACTTTGAGACCGATGTCCGTCGCTACACCATCCTCGACGCTCCTGGCCACAAGACGTTTGTGCCCAACATGATTCAGGGTGCCGCTCAGGCCGatgtcgccctcctcgtcctctcggCTCGTAAGGGCGAGTTTGAGACTGGTTTCG
This window harbors:
- the SPAC30C2.04 gene encoding tRNA-aminoacylation cofactor arc1, which translates into the protein MRLAPGLFSSTTRSATLTLRPARIPFIRAMSDIAQFVAAAQKADPALAGAGDKEQAAIAKATSEVASIASNLKSLNDKLTPLTYLVGNSPSTADVDLYARLHPAVAGAPAGQHPEHPAVLRYFLHVQDLPAVHAAQKELPNAFPPVDVDVSSLPAPPRAAPAPKVKKEKKDKAAAGDATPAAAEGKKEKKDKAAAPAAEGAAAAAVPEGKKKEKKEKKEKAPKAAPAAAEPTGPLPSMIDLRVGKVLDVKRHPDADSLYVESIDVGEAEPRTVCSGLVKYMTEDEIRGATIIVVCNLKPVTMRGVKSFAMLLCASSKDGKDGGVEFVLPPAGAQAGDRVYFEGEKYENATPEPQLNPKKKVFETIQPNFSTLDNLEAVWTDPETKTVHRIRTKDGVCKAKSFAGASLS
- the SUP35 gene encoding Eukaryotic peptide chain release factor GTP-binding subunit is translated as MSGQPPFNPGAFEFRPGNAFVPRNQQQQQGQPGQQQQQDPYGQYGGQPYGQQQGYPQYGGYGQQQQQQYGGYQGYQQQQGGYQGYPQQGGAPQQRAYQPQQRSVQGFQPPSFGDAGKPVSLSIGGGAPKPAPSLSIGGGAPKPAPSLSIGGAKPAPSLNIGGAKPAPSLNIGGAKPAPSLSIGGAKPAPSLSIGGGAPKAAPSLSIGKKAEAPKAAEPKAAAPKEEEAAPKAPTPKPEAPKVEEVKAAPAPTPAPVAPSPAVSTPAATSGTSTPNFSKVSAKNDAEAVAREQEAAGADALRDLYGGDVVDPNVKQHLNIIFTGHVDAGKSTCGGQLMYLTGAVDKRTMEKYEQEAKAAGRETWYLSWALDQNKEERAKGKTIEVGRAYFETDVRRYTILDAPGHKTFVPNMIQGAAQADVALLVLSARKGEFETGFERDGQTREHAMLIKNNGINKLIVLVNKMDDTTVQWDKGRYDEICNKITPFLKGIGFNPKNDLTFIPVSAQMGQNMKDRISKKVAPWYEGPSLLEFLDSMKILDRDINAPFMLPVSEKYNELGTMVMGKVESGRVKKGDSLLLMPNKVSVEVAAIYTETAEEMEQAFCGDNIRIRLRGLTDDDVQPGYVLTSPSKPVHAVTSFKADLSIIETKNIICGGYSCILHVHTLSEEVTLTALLHYYDKKTKRKSRKPPQFAKVGMLVSVIIETAAPICIERWEDYKMLGRFSLRDEGRTVAIGKVTKLLTGAGGDDLPDVAKLSVKA